The Stomoxys calcitrans chromosome 3, idStoCalc2.1, whole genome shotgun sequence genome includes a region encoding these proteins:
- the LOC131996022 gene encoding uncharacterized protein LOC131996022, which yields MIIIKCILIILIIPINHADIVQQQLNPFTPVWQPPPPPPCPDELPLPHLPQLQMRHISPPQYDVVGIAKPLRNSTDINFMLPFLDIDIQIERSIHVMQNSNEGQREIFILHGHELFQMFLGHKEKRLSLMAYLEGSVKIMEPLTAERYRSVSDLSVKRGYLMG from the exons ATGATCATAATTAAatgtattttaattattttgatcATTCCAATT AATCATGCTGATAttgtacaacaacaactcaATCCCTTTACACCGGTCTGGCAGCCACCACCTCCACCTCCTTGCCCAGACGAATTGCCTTTGCCTCATCTCCCTCAACTTCAAATGAGACATATATCTCCACCACAGTACGATGTCGTGGGAATTGCTAAACCATTGAGAAATTCCACTGATATCAATTTTATGTTGCCTTTTCTGGATATCGATATTCAGATTGAACGCAGTATACATGTTATGCAAAACAGCAATGAGGGGCAAAGGGAAATATTTATTCTACATGGTCATGAATTGTTTCAGATGTTCCTAGGGCACAAAGAGAAACGTCTAAGTCTAATGGCCTATTTGGAGGGAAGTGTAAAAATCATGGAACCATTAACGGCAGAG AGGTATCGTTCTGTATCGGATTTGTCTGTAAAAAGAGGGTACCTCATGGGATAA
- the LOC106083691 gene encoding uncharacterized protein LOC106083691 — protein MDNFGINRLNLAEIFKKHMSGHRGMRFFHPTIIQHNNNNKTEDINRYNLQERLQTMIAHVHSQIKESEYYLNSAIEAQISSNSDNKPQAKVKSSIHKEMAARPKRNSIINIIAEDKIKKKVLNDNLSNITLSIPRLKVLCQDKEQKRLCCTIPPYKDDNNYIHQKRLAEIKQKNALLSSMVEDQKQLQLDRQSITREVCIIRNNIENIRGRLDTSIKKLRETKFIAK, from the exons ATGGACAATTTTGGTATCAATCGCTTGAATCTtgccgaaattttcaaaaagcaTATGTCAGGACATCGTGGTATGAGGTTCTTTCACCCAACTATTATCcaacataataataataataaaacggAAGATATCAATCGCTACAACCTTCAGGAAAGACTGCAAACTATGATCGCGCATGTCcattctcaaataaaag AAAGCGAATATTATCTAAATTCTGCTATAGAGGCTCAAATAAGTTCTAATTCTGATAATAAACCACAAGCTAAGGTGAAATCCTCCATCCATAAAGAAATGGCTGCTAGACCTAAAAGAAATTCCATTATCAATATCATTGCAGAGGATAAAATAAAGAAGAAAGTTCTTAATGACAACCTCTCTAACATAACCCTTAGTATTCCACGCCTGAAAGTCCTCTGCCAGGACAAAGAACAGAAACGTTTGTGTTGTACCATTCCACCATACAAAGATGATAATAATTATATTCATCAAAAAAGATTGGCAGAAATTAAACAGAAGAATGCACTTCTCAGTTCCATGGTAGAGGATCAAAAACAATTGCAGCTTGACAGACAATCCATAACTCGGGAAGTCTGCATTATCCGCAATAACATTGAGAATATAAGAGGACGTTTGGATACTTCAATTAAGAAACTGCGAGAAACAAAATTCATAgcaaagtaa